Proteins from one Nakamurella multipartita DSM 44233 genomic window:
- a CDS encoding Mur ligase family protein: protein MAQTGADREPDPSGPIELRVLTGPNLYFPRPAVKLTLDASGVLAADPARVVAWQRALRVREPTVGLPRSPARAVAAAELAAAVVRRAAGRLRTRVAAVGRPGDDDTVVVAYPFRHRRTAELFGAAVAEVFAAVTLRDEDPGHALDQVRPALAGHDPGETIAPLRPSIPVVAVTGTNGKTTTTRLIAHLVKAGGRIPGWSSTDGIVIDGVEVESGDWSGPGGAARVLADPSVQVAVTETARGGILLRGVGTSVNDVSVVTNISADHLGLLGVHTLDQLAEVKSVIVRITKPSGWTVLNADDPLVRAMRSVSRAKPWFFSPDRDNPYLDDALEAGGRAITVIDGQIVILGRGHDPTDVIALADVPLTMAGASRVNTANALAATAAAIAIGVPLPAVREGLRTFTTGAAHNAGRLNVYRLGGRAVVLDLAHNEASLESLLAVARALTLPGGELAVVLGTAGDRPDEAIHAMGAIAGRSADRLLVAGRTKYTRGRQAGEMEAIWRAGAAEAGVVDVTESADELSGLVAALDAAVPLPDGSVVAVCALEQRAELVAEIERRGGGEMSPDEVAERVRAAAAG from the coding sequence ATGGCGCAGACAGGTGCTGACCGGGAGCCCGACCCGTCCGGCCCGATCGAATTGCGGGTCCTCACCGGTCCCAACCTGTACTTCCCGCGGCCCGCGGTCAAGCTGACCCTGGACGCCTCCGGCGTGCTGGCGGCCGATCCGGCCCGGGTGGTCGCCTGGCAACGGGCGTTGCGCGTGCGCGAACCGACCGTCGGCCTGCCCCGCTCCCCGGCCCGGGCGGTGGCCGCGGCCGAGCTGGCCGCGGCCGTGGTCCGCCGGGCCGCCGGCCGGCTGCGCACCCGGGTCGCCGCGGTCGGCCGCCCCGGCGACGACGACACCGTGGTGGTGGCGTACCCCTTCCGGCATCGGCGCACGGCCGAGCTGTTCGGGGCCGCGGTCGCCGAGGTCTTCGCCGCCGTCACCCTGCGGGACGAGGACCCGGGCCACGCGCTGGACCAGGTCCGGCCGGCCCTGGCCGGGCACGACCCGGGCGAGACGATCGCACCGCTGCGCCCGTCGATCCCGGTCGTCGCCGTCACCGGCACCAACGGCAAGACCACCACCACCCGGCTGATCGCCCACCTGGTGAAGGCCGGCGGCCGCATCCCGGGCTGGTCCTCCACCGACGGCATCGTCATCGACGGGGTCGAGGTGGAAAGCGGCGACTGGTCCGGACCGGGCGGCGCCGCCCGGGTGCTGGCCGATCCGAGCGTGCAGGTCGCGGTGACCGAGACCGCGCGCGGCGGCATCCTGCTGCGCGGCGTGGGCACCTCGGTCAACGACGTCTCGGTGGTCACCAACATCAGCGCCGACCACCTGGGCCTGCTCGGCGTGCACACCCTGGACCAGCTGGCCGAGGTCAAGTCGGTGATCGTGCGGATCACCAAGCCCAGCGGCTGGACCGTGCTCAACGCCGACGACCCGCTGGTCCGGGCGATGCGCTCGGTCTCCCGGGCCAAGCCGTGGTTCTTCTCCCCCGATCGGGACAACCCGTACCTGGACGACGCCCTGGAGGCCGGCGGCCGGGCCATCACGGTCATCGACGGGCAGATCGTGATCCTGGGCCGCGGCCACGACCCGACCGACGTGATCGCCCTGGCCGACGTGCCGTTGACGATGGCCGGGGCGTCCCGGGTGAACACCGCGAACGCGCTGGCCGCCACCGCCGCGGCGATCGCCATCGGGGTGCCGCTGCCGGCCGTCCGCGAGGGCCTGCGCACGTTCACCACCGGCGCCGCGCACAACGCGGGCCGGCTCAACGTCTACCGCCTGGGTGGCCGGGCGGTGGTGCTCGACCTGGCCCACAACGAGGCCTCGCTGGAGTCGCTGCTGGCCGTGGCCCGGGCGTTGACCCTGCCCGGCGGCGAGCTGGCGGTGGTGCTGGGCACCGCCGGGGACCGGCCGGACGAGGCCATCCACGCAATGGGGGCGATCGCCGGGCGATCGGCCGACCGGCTGCTGGTCGCCGGCCGGACCAAGTACACCCGCGGTCGTCAAGCGGGCGAGATGGAAGCGATCTGGCGGGCCGGCGCGGCCGAGGCGGGTGTGGTCGACGTGACCGAGTCGGCCGACGAACTGAGCGGCCTGGTCGCCGCGCTCGATGCGGCGGTGCCGTTGCCCGACGGCTCGGTGGTGGCGGTGTGCGCGCTGGAGCAGCGGGCGGAGCTGGTCGCCGAGATCGAGCGCCGCGGCGGCGGGGAGATGTCACCCGATGAGGTGGCCGAGCGCGTCCGGGCGGCGGCCGCCGGATAA
- the moeA gene encoding molybdopterin molybdotransferase MoeA, translating into MRTVTEHARVIADLLVPTPVEATTLTESLGLVLGEDLRAPLDLPPFANSAMDGYAVRAADVAALPATLPVSQDIPAGRTDVGPLTPGTAARIMTGAPLPPGAEVIVPVERTDGGADRVRIDSAPAPGIHIRTIGEDVHRGDVVLPAGTVIGAAQIGVAAALGYADLPVRRPLRVLVLSTGTELVAPGRPLAPGQIYESNAPMLAAAFTAIGAWATIEHFVVDEVAALRAGLDRAAAGTDLIVTSGGVSAGAYEVVKDALTGQGVEFAKVAMQPGMPQGAGRYGDIPVVTLPGNPVSSYVSFEVFLRPAARAAMGHPDITRPTVTAPLSAPLDSPAGKRQFRRGHLNAVEGTVAAWGGPGSHLLAWLAGADCMLVIPEDVTHLDAGDPVEAWLLG; encoded by the coding sequence ATGCGCACCGTGACCGAACACGCCCGGGTGATCGCGGACCTGCTGGTCCCGACCCCCGTCGAAGCGACAACGTTGACCGAATCCCTGGGTCTGGTGCTGGGTGAGGACCTGCGCGCGCCGCTGGATCTGCCGCCCTTCGCGAACTCGGCGATGGACGGTTACGCCGTCCGGGCGGCCGACGTCGCGGCCCTGCCGGCCACCCTGCCGGTGAGCCAGGACATCCCCGCCGGCCGGACCGACGTCGGGCCGCTGACGCCGGGCACCGCCGCCCGGATCATGACCGGCGCACCCCTGCCCCCGGGGGCCGAGGTGATCGTGCCGGTCGAGCGCACAGACGGCGGCGCCGACCGGGTCCGCATCGACTCCGCCCCGGCACCGGGCATCCACATCCGCACCATCGGCGAGGACGTACACCGCGGCGACGTCGTGCTGCCGGCCGGCACCGTCATCGGCGCCGCCCAGATCGGGGTGGCCGCCGCCCTCGGGTACGCCGATCTGCCGGTTCGCCGGCCGCTGCGCGTGCTGGTGCTGTCCACCGGCACCGAGCTGGTCGCCCCCGGCCGGCCGCTGGCCCCGGGCCAGATCTACGAGTCGAACGCGCCGATGCTGGCCGCCGCGTTCACCGCCATCGGCGCGTGGGCGACCATCGAGCACTTCGTGGTCGACGAGGTCGCGGCGCTGCGGGCCGGGCTGGATCGAGCGGCCGCCGGCACCGACCTGATCGTCACCTCCGGCGGGGTCTCCGCCGGGGCCTATGAGGTGGTCAAGGACGCACTCACCGGGCAGGGCGTCGAGTTCGCCAAGGTGGCCATGCAGCCGGGCATGCCGCAGGGGGCCGGGCGGTACGGCGACATCCCGGTGGTGACGCTGCCCGGCAACCCGGTGAGCTCCTACGTCTCGTTCGAGGTCTTCCTGCGTCCGGCGGCCCGCGCCGCGATGGGCCACCCGGACATCACCCGGCCGACCGTCACCGCCCCGCTCTCGGCCCCGCTGGACTCCCCCGCCGGCAAGCGCCAGTTCCGCCGCGGGCACCTGAACGCGGTCGAGGGCACGGTGGCCGCCTGGGGCGGTCCCGGCTCGCACCTGCTGGCCTGGCTGGCCGGGGCGGACTGCATGCTCGTCATTCCCGAGGACGTCACCCACCTGGACGCCGGCGACCCGGTCGAGGCCTGGTTGCTCGGGTAG
- a CDS encoding endonuclease/exonuclease/phosphatase family protein, which produces MAAAAVILALGILFAPRIPSLNGVGSAWSSFLPWTAVLIVLLAALAAIRRSWWAAAAVTITALVWSVTFVPQLLPARAAARADLLVATQNIGAANDDPAATVRGLLGTGAGLVAVQEITGPAESALDTLDAAYADHVRVSTVGLWSQWAMDTPEPLELGLSWARAFRTVVHHPDGDIAVYTVHLPSVRPGETAQRDEAVAELAALVRADQAGRVLVLGDLNTASTDSALNPLTDLLADSRATVGGGFGFTWPATFPITRPDHVLARGLTPVSDQVMAAGGSDHRLVLVGLTAR; this is translated from the coding sequence GTGGCCGCGGCCGCGGTGATCCTCGCGCTGGGCATCCTGTTCGCGCCGCGGATCCCGTCGCTGAACGGGGTGGGCTCGGCCTGGAGCAGCTTCCTGCCCTGGACCGCCGTGCTGATCGTGCTGCTGGCCGCCCTGGCCGCGATCCGCCGGTCGTGGTGGGCGGCGGCCGCGGTGACCATCACGGCGCTGGTCTGGTCGGTCACCTTCGTCCCGCAGTTGCTGCCGGCCCGGGCGGCCGCGCGCGCCGATCTGCTGGTCGCCACCCAGAACATCGGGGCCGCCAACGACGACCCGGCGGCCACCGTGCGCGGGCTGCTGGGCACCGGGGCCGGCCTGGTCGCCGTGCAGGAGATCACCGGCCCGGCCGAGTCGGCGCTGGACACCCTGGACGCCGCCTACGCCGACCACGTCCGGGTCAGCACCGTGGGCCTGTGGTCGCAGTGGGCGATGGACACTCCGGAGCCGCTGGAACTGGGCCTGAGCTGGGCCCGCGCGTTCCGCACGGTGGTGCACCACCCGGACGGCGACATCGCCGTGTACACCGTTCATCTGCCCTCGGTCCGGCCGGGCGAGACGGCCCAGCGGGACGAGGCGGTCGCCGAGCTGGCCGCCCTGGTCCGGGCCGACCAGGCCGGCCGGGTGCTCGTGCTGGGCGACCTGAACACCGCCAGCACCGACTCCGCCCTGAACCCGTTGACCGACCTGCTGGCCGATTCGCGGGCCACCGTCGGCGGCGGCTTCGGCTTCACCTGGCCGGCGACCTTCCCGATCACCCGGCCCGATCACGTGCTGGCCCGGGGGTTGACCCCGGTCAGCGACCAGGTGATGGCCGCCGGCGGCAGCGACCACCGGCTGGTGCTGGTCGGCCTGACGGCCCGCTGA
- the speB gene encoding agmatinase: MSGGSKPATAGQSENDDEGLPTFSSRDWVATAAGLAQRRPDVAIVGAPMDINTTYRPGARFGPKYMRSNAYDPGTYHLDLGLDIFEWLDVVDAGNAYCPHGQSARSQRNIEAKVTDVLRADAFPMIIGGDHSITYPAATAVARKYGWGKVGLLHFDAHADTADSIEGHLHSHGTPMRRLIESGAIRGRNFVQVGLRGYWPPPEVFDWMREQEMTWHLMHDVWDRGMRPVIADAIARAGDGCDWLYLSVDIDVLDPGFAPGTGTPEPGGMNPADLLRAVRQIALETPLVAMDVVEVSPPYDHADNTVNNAHRVILEALGALATKKRERAGGAVTRPGSRPDPARLRYPVEPTEWSRPGDGTNTYTDADAHLQGEHDDHT, from the coding sequence ATGAGCGGCGGGAGCAAGCCGGCAACGGCCGGCCAGTCGGAGAACGACGACGAGGGTCTGCCCACGTTCAGTTCCCGGGACTGGGTGGCCACCGCGGCCGGACTGGCCCAGCGCCGGCCGGACGTGGCGATCGTCGGCGCGCCGATGGACATCAACACGACCTACCGGCCGGGAGCCCGGTTCGGTCCGAAGTACATGCGGTCCAACGCCTATGACCCCGGCACCTACCACCTGGACCTGGGTCTGGACATCTTCGAGTGGCTGGACGTGGTGGACGCCGGCAACGCCTACTGCCCGCACGGCCAGTCGGCGCGGTCGCAACGCAACATCGAGGCCAAGGTCACCGACGTGCTGCGGGCCGACGCCTTCCCGATGATCATCGGCGGCGACCACTCGATCACCTACCCGGCGGCCACCGCGGTCGCCCGCAAGTACGGCTGGGGCAAGGTCGGCCTGCTGCACTTCGACGCGCACGCCGACACCGCGGACAGCATCGAGGGGCACCTGCACTCGCACGGCACCCCGATGCGCCGGTTGATCGAGTCGGGCGCGATCCGCGGACGCAATTTCGTCCAGGTCGGGCTGCGCGGCTACTGGCCGCCGCCGGAGGTCTTCGACTGGATGCGCGAGCAGGAGATGACGTGGCACCTGATGCACGACGTGTGGGACCGGGGCATGCGGCCGGTCATCGCCGACGCCATCGCCCGGGCCGGCGACGGGTGCGACTGGCTCTACCTGTCGGTCGACATCGACGTGCTCGACCCGGGTTTCGCCCCCGGTACGGGAACTCCGGAGCCGGGCGGGATGAACCCGGCGGACCTGCTGCGGGCGGTCCGGCAGATCGCGCTGGAGACCCCGCTGGTCGCGATGGACGTGGTCGAGGTCTCGCCGCCGTACGACCACGCCGACAACACCGTCAACAACGCGCACCGGGTCATCCTGGAGGCGCTGGGCGCGCTGGCCACCAAGAAGCGGGAGCGGGCCGGCGGCGCGGTGACCCGGCCGGGCAGCCGCCCCGATCCCGCCCGGCTGCGCTATCCGGTCGAGCCCACCGAGTGGTCGCGCCCCGGTGACGGGACGAACACCTATACCGACGCGGACGCCCACCTGCAGGGCGAGCACGACGACCACACCTGA
- a CDS encoding sensor histidine kinase, whose translation MVGGTVARLRARPARGPAEQPWATWFERALGLVYAIVVVNDVLISTDYIRGTVAATAPAGAVAVIVGAAVLLGSGAVIAAGDRPPWLAYLTVTVLLITQFVVLASVLDPSRMPAVWWAWQLMVPAFVLVVGVLPTARAVVVVVAAVAGYVFIRVLPASGAAAGWVTAVSEVTLALVFVAVGVVFVPAWRQTAVIADGSARARQSEFARTEAARAADRQDRAASRLLHDEVIHALRAVALPAGAIEASRVRAMATGAADLLRAAVAGPPAPRDLRQELQDLTDRSGLPVRLRLAGAGRLPDRVVEALSGATGEALRNSERHAGCDAVLVEATLDSDGAAIQIVDDGRGFDPTTVLDGPLGLRQSILARVREVGGSATVTSTTGGGTTVELAWRIPESGCIASRRLADLAGTRNRIVLGATMPILFFVVIQAVLHHHLLSDPRFALLAVGVVTVLTVAAAGWVTRHPMAGWHSVVLIAAAVLAAFVGGRGLVPGGNISVAYFAAGVGAPAMALIAMFRPPWESLVGAIGATAMAAVVLLDLAPDGSLIVPGLPAIAANVLGVVCLLGGRLTIDRMARSIRRDEELARHARAAGEQFRVAREVLTARLGRVRGWVLPFLSAVGDGRLDLDSAEVRREAGTLEAAVRDDIRLGSQIDDRARELIARARRAGRTVEIIADSGGPSALPPGLAARLLTAALAGPDQPLRTVLTVTGARSRTVSLMVTPAPLDPSLTAVAADLDATVLHGPDFLLIRVDPARVTPAATPGLSPDPGTSVPAGAGIGWVA comes from the coding sequence ATGGTGGGGGGCACCGTTGCGCGCCTGCGGGCGCGGCCGGCCCGGGGGCCGGCCGAGCAACCCTGGGCGACCTGGTTCGAGCGCGCGCTGGGCCTGGTCTACGCGATCGTCGTGGTCAACGACGTGCTGATCTCGACCGACTACATCCGGGGCACGGTGGCTGCGACCGCGCCGGCCGGGGCCGTGGCGGTGATCGTCGGGGCGGCGGTGCTGCTGGGGTCCGGGGCGGTCATCGCCGCCGGGGACCGGCCGCCCTGGCTGGCCTACCTGACCGTCACCGTCCTGCTGATCACCCAGTTCGTCGTGCTGGCCAGCGTCCTCGACCCGTCCCGGATGCCGGCCGTCTGGTGGGCCTGGCAGCTGATGGTGCCGGCCTTCGTGCTGGTCGTCGGGGTGCTGCCGACCGCACGGGCGGTGGTCGTGGTCGTCGCCGCGGTCGCCGGGTACGTGTTCATCCGGGTCCTACCGGCGTCCGGCGCCGCCGCGGGCTGGGTCACCGCGGTCTCGGAGGTGACCCTGGCGCTGGTCTTCGTGGCCGTGGGCGTGGTGTTCGTGCCGGCCTGGCGGCAGACCGCGGTGATCGCCGACGGGTCCGCCCGCGCCCGCCAGTCCGAGTTCGCCCGGACCGAGGCGGCCCGGGCGGCGGACCGGCAGGACCGCGCGGCCTCCCGGCTGCTGCACGACGAGGTGATCCACGCCCTGCGGGCCGTTGCGCTGCCGGCCGGGGCGATCGAGGCGTCCCGGGTCCGGGCGATGGCCACCGGGGCGGCCGATCTGCTGCGCGCGGCGGTCGCCGGCCCGCCCGCCCCGCGTGATCTGCGCCAGGAACTGCAGGACCTGACCGATCGATCGGGCCTGCCCGTCAGGCTGCGGCTGGCCGGCGCGGGCCGACTGCCGGACCGGGTGGTCGAGGCGCTGAGCGGGGCGACCGGTGAGGCGCTGCGCAACAGCGAACGGCACGCCGGGTGCGACGCGGTGCTCGTCGAGGCCACCCTGGACAGCGACGGCGCCGCCATCCAGATCGTCGACGACGGTCGCGGTTTCGACCCCACGACGGTGCTCGACGGCCCGCTGGGCCTGCGCCAGTCGATCCTGGCCCGGGTGAGAGAGGTCGGCGGGTCGGCCACGGTCACCTCGACCACGGGCGGGGGCACCACCGTCGAGCTCGCCTGGCGGATCCCCGAGTCCGGGTGCATCGCCTCCCGGCGGCTCGCCGACCTCGCCGGCACCCGGAACCGGATCGTGCTCGGAGCCACCATGCCGATCCTGTTCTTCGTGGTGATCCAGGCCGTGCTGCACCACCACCTGCTCTCCGACCCCCGGTTCGCGCTGCTCGCGGTCGGCGTCGTCACGGTGCTCACGGTGGCCGCGGCCGGATGGGTCACCCGGCACCCGATGGCCGGGTGGCACTCGGTCGTCCTCATCGCCGCGGCGGTGCTCGCCGCGTTCGTCGGCGGTCGGGGGCTGGTGCCGGGCGGCAACATCTCGGTGGCCTATTTCGCCGCCGGCGTGGGGGCCCCGGCCATGGCCCTGATCGCCATGTTCCGACCGCCCTGGGAGTCGCTGGTCGGCGCGATCGGCGCGACCGCCATGGCCGCGGTCGTGCTGCTGGACCTGGCCCCCGACGGCAGCCTGATCGTGCCCGGGCTGCCGGCCATCGCGGCCAACGTGCTCGGGGTGGTCTGCCTGCTCGGCGGCCGGTTGACCATCGACCGGATGGCCCGGTCGATCCGGCGGGACGAGGAGCTGGCGCGTCATGCGCGGGCGGCCGGTGAGCAGTTCCGGGTGGCCCGGGAGGTGCTCACCGCTCGCCTGGGTCGGGTCCGCGGGTGGGTGCTGCCGTTCCTGAGTGCGGTCGGTGACGGCCGGCTCGACCTGGACTCGGCCGAGGTGCGACGCGAGGCCGGCACGCTCGAGGCGGCGGTGCGCGACGACATCCGGCTGGGGTCGCAGATCGACGACCGGGCGCGTGAGCTGATCGCCCGGGCCCGGCGGGCGGGTCGCACCGTGGAGATCATCGCCGACTCGGGCGGCCCGTCGGCGCTGCCGCCCGGGCTGGCTGCCCGGTTGCTCACCGCGGCGTTGGCCGGGCCGGACCAGCCGCTGCGCACCGTGCTCACGGTGACCGGCGCCCGGTCCCGGACGGTCAGCCTGATGGTCACCCCGGCACCACTCGACCCGTCGCTGACCGCCGTGGCCGCGGACCTGGACGCGACGGTCCTGCACGGTCCGGACTTCCTGCTCATCCGGGTCGACCCGGCCCGCGTCACCCCGGCGGCCACCCCCGGGCTGTCACCTGACCCGGGGACTTCCGTCCCGGCCGGCGCCGGAATTGGCTGGGTGGCATGA
- a CDS encoding response regulator has product MTGPEDAPLRLAAVDDHPFVLNGILWTVREYAPWVQVIGTAASVAELLAGGGGTADVVLLDLDLGVPADEADPTGNVRAVRAAGPQVLILTAEERPIPVRRAIAAGAVGLVLKSDPAHLLIDALRTARTGELAVSSRLAHALLTDENLVGHLAPRQIQVFELLAQGVGRGDIGRLMDPPAATSTVDTYLKGPRGPTARSAGRRSTPTRRCST; this is encoded by the coding sequence ATGACCGGACCCGAGGACGCGCCGCTGCGGCTGGCCGCGGTCGACGATCACCCGTTCGTGCTCAACGGCATCCTGTGGACGGTGCGCGAGTACGCCCCCTGGGTGCAGGTGATCGGCACCGCGGCGTCGGTTGCCGAGTTGCTGGCCGGCGGGGGCGGCACCGCCGACGTCGTGTTGCTGGACCTGGATCTCGGGGTCCCGGCCGACGAGGCCGACCCGACCGGCAACGTCCGGGCCGTCCGGGCGGCCGGGCCGCAGGTGCTGATCCTGACCGCGGAGGAACGTCCGATCCCGGTCCGTCGGGCCATCGCCGCCGGTGCGGTCGGTCTGGTGCTCAAGTCCGACCCGGCGCACCTGCTGATCGACGCTCTGCGGACCGCTCGAACCGGGGAGCTGGCCGTGTCCAGCCGCCTGGCCCATGCCCTGCTCACCGACGAGAACCTGGTCGGCCACCTGGCTCCACGCCAGATCCAGGTGTTCGAGCTGCTGGCCCAGGGCGTGGGCCGGGGGGACATCGGCCGGCTGATGGATCCGCCCGCCGCCACCTCCACCGTGGACACCTATCTCAAGGGGCCGCGCGGACCTACCGCACGCTCGGCCGGGAGACGTTCAACGCCTACGAGACGCTGCAGCACGTGA
- a CDS encoding TerC/Alx family metal homeostasis membrane protein, whose protein sequence is MLELSVLWWTVTIVLIVGLLAFDLIFAAARPHAVGFKEAVGWSVFYILIAVAFGLAFMWYAGADFGAQYFAGYIVEKSLSVDNLFVFVIIMTTFAVPEAHQHKVLTFGIIIALILRAIFIVVGAALLDLFAVMFLLFGLLLIFTAIQLFRHRDQDPDVQENGLVKLTRKVIPVTTEYDGGRLFTRIDGKKLATPLFIVLIAIGSTDLLFALDSIPAVFGVTAEPYIVFVANAFALLGLRALFFLVKGLLDRLVYLSTGLAIILAFIGVKLVLHWAHGIWPGVPTVSTNASLVVIVVVLAITTVASLIKTKNDPSAKAHPGSLRANPHSDEHSSPRPS, encoded by the coding sequence TTGCTCGAGCTCAGTGTCCTGTGGTGGACCGTCACCATCGTGCTGATCGTCGGCCTGCTGGCCTTCGATCTGATCTTCGCGGCGGCCCGGCCGCATGCCGTCGGATTCAAGGAGGCGGTCGGCTGGTCGGTCTTCTACATCCTGATCGCCGTCGCCTTCGGCCTGGCCTTCATGTGGTACGCCGGGGCGGATTTCGGGGCGCAGTACTTCGCCGGCTACATCGTCGAGAAGAGCCTGTCGGTCGACAACCTGTTCGTCTTCGTGATCATCATGACCACCTTCGCGGTGCCCGAGGCGCACCAGCACAAGGTGCTGACCTTCGGCATCATCATCGCGCTGATCCTGCGGGCCATCTTCATCGTGGTCGGCGCCGCCCTGCTGGACCTGTTCGCGGTCATGTTCCTGCTCTTCGGGCTGCTGTTGATCTTCACCGCGATCCAGCTGTTCCGGCACCGCGACCAGGACCCGGACGTGCAGGAGAACGGTCTGGTCAAGCTGACCCGCAAGGTCATCCCGGTGACCACCGAGTACGACGGCGGGCGGCTGTTCACCCGGATCGACGGCAAGAAGCTGGCCACGCCGCTGTTCATCGTGCTGATCGCGATCGGCAGCACGGACCTGCTGTTCGCCTTGGACTCGATCCCGGCGGTGTTCGGGGTGACCGCTGAGCCCTACATCGTTTTCGTCGCCAACGCCTTCGCCCTGCTCGGCCTGCGGGCACTGTTCTTCCTGGTCAAGGGCCTGCTGGACCGGCTGGTCTACCTGTCCACCGGCCTGGCGATCATCCTGGCGTTCATCGGGGTCAAGCTGGTGCTGCACTGGGCGCACGGCATCTGGCCGGGGGTGCCCACGGTCTCGACCAACGCCTCGCTGGTGGTCATCGTCGTCGTGCTGGCCATCACCACCGTAGCCAGCCTGATCAAGACCAAGAACGACCCCTCGGCCAAGGCCCACCCCGGCTCGCTGCGGGCCAACCCGCACTCCGACGAGCACTCCTCCCCCCGCCCGAGCTGA
- a CDS encoding DUF6457 domain-containing protein, protein MSTLDDWIGQACAALDLPADLIPTDRRDALLDLTRDVAHGVARIAGPLTCYLVGVAVGRGADPEQALATLTALTGTVEQTKE, encoded by the coding sequence ATGAGCACTTTGGATGATTGGATCGGCCAGGCCTGCGCGGCGTTGGACCTGCCCGCGGACTTGATCCCGACCGACCGCCGGGACGCGCTGCTGGACCTGACCCGGGACGTCGCGCACGGGGTGGCCCGCATCGCCGGCCCGCTGACCTGCTACCTCGTCGGCGTCGCCGTCGGCCGCGGCGCCGACCCGGAACAGGCGCTGGCCACCCTCACCGCCCTGACCGGCACCGTCGAGCAGACCAAGGAGTAA
- a CDS encoding GlsB/YeaQ/YmgE family stress response membrane protein, producing the protein MGWLSWIVFGALAGWIASLVVRDRRGCIMNIIVGILGAVLAGFIYQWTTGKAWTYEWSWSSFGVACLGAIGLLLVINLIAGGSRSRR; encoded by the coding sequence ATGGGTTGGCTGTCGTGGATCGTCTTCGGCGCCCTGGCCGGCTGGATCGCCTCGCTGGTCGTCCGGGACCGCCGGGGCTGCATCATGAACATCATCGTCGGCATCCTGGGCGCGGTGCTGGCCGGCTTCATCTACCAGTGGACGACCGGCAAGGCCTGGACCTACGAGTGGAGCTGGTCCAGCTTCGGGGTGGCCTGCCTGGGCGCGATCGGCCTGCTACTGGTAATCAACCTGATCGCCGGGGGCTCCCGCTCCCGGCGCTGA
- a CDS encoding PPOX class F420-dependent oxidoreductase, with the protein MEISQAVEFVRANDHAVLATRRRDGSPQLSPVNAGVVDGRVCISSQAPRAKVRNIRRDPAVSVLVLPEAFYGGWVQLDGTAEIVDQPAALDLLEQVYRAIRGEHPDWDDYRAAMIRDERVVIAITPTRAVGG; encoded by the coding sequence ATGGAGATCAGCCAGGCCGTCGAGTTCGTCCGGGCCAACGATCATGCGGTGTTGGCCACCCGTCGCCGGGACGGCAGCCCGCAGCTGTCCCCGGTCAATGCGGGGGTGGTGGACGGGCGGGTGTGCATCTCCAGCCAGGCGCCGCGGGCCAAGGTGCGCAACATCCGCCGGGACCCCGCAGTGAGCGTGCTGGTGCTGCCGGAGGCCTTCTACGGCGGGTGGGTGCAGCTCGACGGGACGGCCGAAATCGTCGACCAGCCCGCGGCGCTGGACCTGTTGGAGCAGGTGTACCGGGCGATCCGGGGCGAGCATCCGGACTGGGACGACTACCGGGCGGCGATGATCCGCGACGAGCGGGTCGTCATCGCGATCACCCCGACCCGCGCGGTCGGCGGCTGA